The following nucleotide sequence is from Anopheles stephensi strain Indian chromosome 3, UCI_ANSTEP_V1.0, whole genome shotgun sequence.
TGATGCACCCGAACCCGGAGAAGCGTCCGTCGTCTACGACAATCTTTAACCATCCGTAAGGACCAAATCTTAAGCTTTGCTTTGCATGGCCGTTTGCTTAATatcgcgattttttttttgtctcaatAGGGTATTATCGCCGGTCGATTCCAAAACCAAAGCTCAACTTTGTCTAGAGCTGAGCCTGGAGCGGCAGAAGAACGAGGTCCTGATGAGGAAGATCAAGGAACAGGCGAAGCTGCTCAAGTCAATCGAACAACATTCCCTCACACCAGGTACGAAACGCAATCGATGTTAGCTAAATCCAAATGTTAATTCGGATTCGACAGAGCAAATAAAACTAATCACTCAAACCGACCCGCTTTTCTTTCAGTTGCCACTTCAGTCGCGCGTAAGACGCGTTCCTCGGCAACGTCCCGTGAAACGGCCACCTCCGACCGTAAGCTACGTTCCTATTCGCACAAGAAGCGCACCACCAACCTTATCTCGAAGCGGAGAGGCATTCGGGACAGCAGCAAATCGAAGGATTATTAGAACGCGTTCGTGAGGCCATCGCGAGCGGCTCACTTCCGGATTGGTCAGACCCGTGTTTTGTTATAGTGCCTCTGTGTGCGTGAGTATGTTCCTCTGCACTACTTCATTGACCTGCTTGTAGGAGAGTAATCCCAAAGGTAATCTGTTGAATCATCGTGTCCAAAGGGTGCAAGTCCAGAAGTAAAACATGGATAGGAGCAGTTAAGAGAGTAATCATCTCACGATCATCACAAGATCACGCTCGAATGCGTCACAATACACttccgttttccttttttgtcacatgttttgtccttttttcccactttttttagaataattaatttttaattcgttttttttctcctttttgtcTATCGTCTAAAAGAACAAAATTATTAAATGCcactatatttttttctttttgcgctAAATTTCTTTCTATTATTTTGCTttgtctccttttttttccttttttggcttacttttggcaccagttttttttttgtgttttgttcttaactcgtttaaaaattgttcCGTTTCACATCGGTCGAGCGACCGAATGGCTTTTTAAAGCGTTCAAAGCGTTGTTTAAAATTCGTCGTCTggaataaagtttttttttattgtttagacagtttgaggaagaaaaatcgcTCAATATAGTGAAGCAGACCGagcacgcacacagacacacacgttAGAATAAGAAGTGTTTTTGGAAGCAAGCAATTACTTTACACTGAATTCACAATTCTCGATGTTTGTAAGTTTTTCGCGAAGACGAGAGCAAAGTAAGCGGAGAAGAGAAGGAATAAATCGAAAGCGAACGAAAGCGAGGAGCAGACAAGCAAACCAAAACGATGAACGATGAAATTCAATCCAAATGCAACGCTGCAGAAGAAGTGTAAAAGAAGAGCGTAGtgttagaagaagaagaaaactccGTGGATCAGCAGGAAGCGAACAATATTGTGATCATAAATCTGGACGTGATGAAGCAAATCAACGAACGAACCGACAGAACATTGTGTAGCCTTATCGGGAAGAATTTGGGAGGAAGGGCGAGAGTATGGAGCTGTGTACGTAGTGTTTTGGGGATTTCAGGAGGAGCCTATTAAGCTCCCTGCCCgcagcgaaacgaaacgaaaggcTGTAAActtgccgttgttgttgttgttgaacaaGAAACTCTAGGGAAACCAATCCAATTGCATCGATCGATACGTTTGAGATCCTTATTTGCGAGAGCCGTCTTTTAGTTAAGTAACCGCTAAGAAGTGATAGATCGGTACCGGAAGCGTACAGCACGTAGACGTAAGTAAACTTTATTGCGTTCCAGAACGTTGAGGATTACTGTTTTTCATATACCTATATATTATACATTGCctaaggaaagagagagagaggtggtccggtggtcgatgCGATACCGCCGCCgaccttcacacggcaggaccggggttcaaatcccatccagaccacctccccgtacgtagggctgactactttgctacgggtaaaatcaagtcactgaaagccagaaattggcaggccgagacctctcgagaggtttgtagtgccaaggaagaagaagaaagaaagagaaaaaacagaCACAGAGGGGAATGTCCTGAAGCGCCACAAGTCATAAGAAATCGTCCCCTGTCCCGTGAACCAGGTGGACCAAAACAGCGACGAcacaatagagagagagagagagagagagagagagagagagagagagagagagagagagagagagagagagagagagagatggagtcAAGAGAAACACCAAATTCCAGCCCACAAAGCAGTAAAGATCAGTGAAAACAATGAAATGGAAAGCATGTGAAAATGAAAGGAATATTTGTGATTTTACTAAGTAAGCTAAATCGGCCGGTTTTGTGCGAAACGAcgatccctttttttcttccccggaTCGATCCGGAGACATGGCTGGCGTAAGCCCACGTTCGGAGCGGTCCGGGTAACAATGGGGTTCCTCGTGCGTACCTGAGAGACACCAGCGCAACATAACCAACATATTCATGGTAGGTAAGGTAGGAGCTAGATATAGAGCTTTAAGGATGGAGAAACGTATAGGTAGAAAGATGGCAACTAATAATCATGATATAGAGCCCTCTAACTCCAAAATAACTTCGCACAACTTCGCATCCATAATGGGACGCTCGGAGGGCTGTAGGCAAGATCCAAGTGTTTGCCAAGTGTCATTCCaaagcatcatcatccgtTCACAGACAGTGCAGCAACGTTTGATGATCTCCGGTTGCCAGATGATATCATCACCAATCGCTCAAGTGCCACTAgttcttccttttttataGCCGATGAGATCCAATATTTGCAAGATGATCCATCGATCGTCCAAAAGATCGTAATCCTTACCTAACTTCTCCCGATACTCAAGATTAATCTTTCTTCCTAGGAGCTGCTAGAACGTGCGAAGAGATAGAGTTTAGGGCTTTCCTTATTGTTATACTGTAGAGGTTATGGTAagcgagtgagcgagcgagcgagcaaagaagaaaatgacAAATGTATACTGTATTAATTTTTCACACCTGTAACCGAATAAAGGATAATAAAACTGATacaaaacgaaatgaaacgtGAAACACTCACATCGAGCAAAGTTACATCCAAACAGGAGGCATTCAGCAAAGCTTATCGGCGAACTCCTCGATACTGATGCAGTTAGTGCAGTCTTCAGCAGTTCCACACTCCGGTTCCGGATCTTCATCCTGCTCGTTTGATTCGAAAGCGGACGGGAAGAGGATTCTACAGTAGGCTTCCGTTGTTTTCGGGTCCATCGGTTCACCCATACTCGCTAGCAGCGTAATGAGCCTCACCAAATCTACCTTTTCACCTACAAATTCAAAATGGAGTACGGTTTTGGAGATAATTTGAATTAAACTACTCCCAAGCGAGCTTTCCCTACCGGATGATGTAGTAGCCCCGATATACGTGACGGCTGTCCGAATGTCCTCCGTGTTCGGTGGTCCTCCGGCCGCGGTACGATGGTTCAGGAAAAGCTTCATCACCTCCTCGAACGTTAGGAAGTATGTCCCGGTGAGTTCCATCTCTTTGCAGAGGTTTTGTTCCTGGACAAGTTCATAATTATTTTCCCTAGTTTCAGATCGTCGAAAGTCCGAACATCCTTACCTCATACTCGGTCATGTGGAATCCAATGCTACGCATGTAGTTCGGTACATCTTGAACATTCATCGCATCACGGAGCTATTAAGAGACCAACAATAATTATTAGATCAAAAGGCTGAACTTCCAATGATCCCTCAGATCACTTACCGTGAGTTCAGCATCTCCGTCACTATTCTTGGGAGATATTTGATTGTAGAAGAACAGGCTTAAGATCTCACGGACATAACAACCTCTCTTGCCACCGGGAAGAAGAGTACAAAAAGGATCTAGTCCCGCACCAGCATGCCTTATATTGTCCATCAAAGGACTTGAAACAGTAGAGtcgaaatcaatttaaaatgtgTGCATGATGATCTCAATGTTACCTCGAATACCTTGTATTAATCTTCCACATGCTTACTGCATGATCGCCCTCGCCAAACGTGAAGGCACTCCGTACTGTCCAGGCCACTTGCAATCCTTTCAAACGCTTCGGATGTCCTCGCACTGCGAGATATTTGAACGGGTTTCCATCGATAGGAAGATGGTGTAGATAGATATTGCTGTTGGTGATGAACAGGAAGTAATCTTCCCCGGGAAGTTGCTGTAAAAGGAGGTACACATCAGCGATGTTTAACCTATATCTTTATACTGAACCTTTATCGTTCTCTTCTTACCCGTAGATACCGTGCTGGACCATCATGGAAAGGAGCTAAGAACGTATGCAGTATCTCCAAGGTTCTGGCATGGAATATCTTGAACTTGAGCTGATCATTTGCAACGAGAATCTGATTTCCCCCTGGTAAGACTAGAAATGCTGTTGGAAATGCGGACTGTTCAATTCGTTTTCGTCTCACAATCGACAGGGCCTCCAGCTGTACCATCTCATCCGAATTGATCGTGTACTGCACCATGTACTAATGTTTGAAGGGAAGGAAACTTAGGTTGTGAAGCGGAACAAAGAGCTGAGATGCTTACTCGATCCTCGCCGATGGAGACAAAGTCAGTTGCACCAAGAAATGCTAGATCCACTAATCTATGGCTGACGCATCGTCCAACCGACTGCCAATCGTCCTTGACACGAGCAACAAGAGTGATGGTATTGCTTTCGTCcttaaaaatatgaaattgGATCACGATCAAGCGAATGTAAGGAAATCATCATCCAAGTCTTCGTACCACACAAACGAGATGCTTGCTGTCCTccgaaaacgaaaccaaccGGATCTTTTCGCTGGTAAACTGCAAAGGACTGCTACCGGCAAGGATCAACAAGTTGGGTTCCACCATCCAAAGAAATCCATTTTCGGCACCACCGGCCAAAAAGGTTCCTGCAAATAGAGGTCCCTTTTTGTGAGATGGATTCATAAAAGCTGCGGACTGACCTGATACCGACCGCATGGTGAATAGGCTAGCGTGGTGATACGTCCTCGCCGAGTTCGCTGAATCGGAACATCGAGAGCCAATCTCATCGATTTCGTCTGCAGATCGTACACAACAAATCGACCATTTCCATCACAGGTGCACAGCTCTGATCTGGAACAAAAGGATGATAGTCTTACAAAAGTCCTATTATTATCTGATCAGATAACTAAGAATACCTTGCCGCATGCACATCAAAAGCGGTAATGATGCTCGGGGACTGCAGAAATAGTTCCTGGATTTTGTTGTACACGATGTCGATGTCGTAGATCTTGCCGGACTTGGTGGCTGATACGAAGCCGCGCACAATCACCGGTCGTGCCTCAAACGAAACATCCTTCGGAGCGATGTCCTCTATGTTAAGTTCTACCTTTTTCTCGGAAGATTCTGAAAATACCAAAAGCTGAACTCTAGGGTATCTATGTCGTCACAGACTTACCCTCTTTTGGTGGTTGATCATCGGcatcgttcggttcggtcacAGACTTCCATTGGCGTGATTCTACCAGCTCGAACGAGAGAGTCCGGATCGGTTCCAGATCCTCTTGCTTGAACCAGTACAGGAATCTTCATCGAGTTGTCGTAGAACCGTATCTCCCCGTCATCATCTCCGGTAACGATTTTCTCATCACACGAACGGACCACATTTATCGAGGCGTACTTCAGGTGAAGATACTTGAGAAACTCCTTTCGCAGTACGGTTCCATCAGTTCCGTCAGAAAACTTGCGGTCGTTGCTCCAGAGGACAGCCATGCCTGCATCCGTTACTGATACGGCTCGATCCGTATGCTCCACAAACACGGTATCGTTGTAGTCTTGGAAACCATGCCTTTTCGGGACCTGAATGGATAGTTTCTGCTCCTTGCTGTCCCACGCACCAAACACGACGCCACTTTCAAGCGTCACCACAAACTGATTGCGACGACCACGATCCGGACAGAAATGAATCGTTTTAATGCGTCCTAGCCGTGATGGAAGTGTGATGCAACCTGTGAAGGTGTTACAAGTAGGATGAAATAGTACTCTACTGGGAAAATACTGGTGATTTCCTACCATCCGGGAAATCGTTTCCAACCGTCCAAGACCACAGCTTCAGTTGACTTCCCTGCTCGGAAGGTATCCCTCCACCTGCCAGAAGATACTTCCCGTCTCGGCTCAACGACACCGCACCAATTTCACCGTTCGCCTTGAACGGCTCAAAGATGGTCCTAATTGCGATCGGAGGATGATGGTTGTCTCCCCCAACCTGTCGATCCCACACGTTGATGCAGTAGGAACAGTCGGAGCTTACCACGAATCGTCCTGTTTCGTCACACCCGATCATGTTGAcgacatttttctaaccatcGAACAGGAGATAGCGTACCGTAAAGCTCCTGAGGACTTGAGGAAGACCCGATTTACTTACGTGTCCAACCACCGGCATTATCTTTTCACGCTCTCCATCGTAGCAGTAGAACAGGAGTGTGTTTCCTGAGGCCAACACAAGCTCCTTCCGTTCACGGGTTGTGCTGACGTTAAGCAAGGACACGCGTGGATTGAACCCAGACAACCAGGTTATGTGCTGTAATCGTGATGTACCGAAGTTAGGATATTACTCTACCATTTCTAATCACAAATCGATACTTACCAAAGGATGGCAACGATGATGAATGTTATCTCCTGATTGGACATCCTCTTTTGGACTGTATTCCACGAGTTCTCCCATTTTTGGAGGGATTTCTGTACTGATTTCAAACCCTAACTCCAGTTTAAAGAAAAAGTTCTCAAAAATTTGAAGTCCTACATAATAAACACGGACGCCACCTAGGACCGGTTGCTATGATATGCGTTCAAGCACTTCGGTTGTATTCACCTACTCTTTTAGGCGTTGCCAGGGTTACTATGGAAGCGTCGTTGATGTATTAACAGGAGTCCCTCCAAATTCTCTAGcattgggatttgattcctgggtctttttctattttcttacAGATAGCTCGTCCACTAATAAAAAGCTAGGAACTGAAGCATAAGAAGAGATCAAAATATTCCTTCTCACGCCGTTCCCTAACGAATTCTTCGCAACGTTCACGGTCCATCTATAACCGAACCGCGTTCGAACGCTGACCTCTGCCTCGGTAATCGCAAAACGTTTCGGTTAATCAATTTCCGGTCAGTGACTCACAGTCCGCGACACGATCGTGCGAGGCagcgaacgatcgatcgatcgtgtcCAGCTGTTTCGCGCGACGACCCTGAAGAAGTGCGTAAAACCCTGACGGTTGTGTTTCGTAACGATCGCGACCAGCTGTCCGCGACACTGCCTCGCCTTGGACGCCGTCATCATCCggaccatcatcatctgctgCATACCGGCGATAATGTTTGCCCGTATGACTGACACACGGTAAAGGTCTACGCCTCTAGACTTGCCTGCGGTTACGCCGATTTGTCCATTTCCCCTTCCGTTGGTTGCATTTTAGCATTAACGCGATGAATAAATGATTTCGCGACTGGCATTGACCTGAGCAGCTTCAAGAGACATCTTCACAGAGCCGAAGAAGGGCATTAGCATATGACCGGATCAGTACGCGATTTTGGATGGGTTGGCGAGAACCGAAGATCCAGGCGCGAACAGGTTATATAATGACGATCGATTGGTATTAACTTATTCAATTTGATTCCTTAGAGGTTGAACTTTTCATCTCAGTTGTTGAGGACATCCAACAAAGTCATTGAAGGCGGGTTTGTCCAGTGTTATCTTGACGTATCCAAGAGCTGAGCTTCACATAGCATTACCTTCTCTTTcccaaacatttaaaaatacttCCCGATACAAATTGACAGCTACTAAACCGAAATACTTTACTGCACATTCCATCCAGCTTCTGTTGTCATTTGCACAGCAGTGCGTCTGGTCTGAAATAGCCACAGCGCTCGCAAAAGGTTACGCCAGCCTTCCTACTAACCGTTGCACAACCGATTTGTCGCCTCgtgaaaaacgggaaaaacgggaaaacggaaaaagcgACCAATGTGCATTGGGCGCTCGCTCGGCCGGGAAAGTTTTCCACTCACCTGGCACAGTAACGTGACGAAGCTCTGACGTAGATATCTCCGTGCAGTCGCCAGCAAAGTTCGGAAGTACCACCGCGCGCACAATAGTTCGCCGGTTCGCTTTTTCGTAACGGCTGGATGTGGTGTAAAGCCCGAAAGGAACATGTGCCACTCGGCGCGGAACGTGACAGCGAAAGGACGTCCTTCCTACAGCTAACGGCGGGCACAGGTGCACCCGTCGTCGTTGGCTCGAAGtgaggagttttgttttgttcaacaTTTTCCCGAAGCGCGCGTCAGTATGGAAAGTGTCAGTTGTGGGATTTCCTGGGGGTTGTGGGTTTTTTGATGCAGTTAATGTGCTTATTATCGTACCAAAATTAACCTTCCGCTGAATCTCTGCACATTGCATGGCTACGAGAAACGTCACTGGACATGTTCCTTTGAGAAATTCCAATCTCCATCTCAGCTAGCCATGAAAAAGCATAACTTCTGTCAAAGTCTTTGAAACCCCTTCGGAGAGAGATGTCATCCAAAGGACATCGCTGTTCCCTGCCGGTGGTTCTTCGATTGGGTGATTCCTTGACGCATCTGCCCCCAATCCTTCCCGGAACAACATTCGCTGGTCGATTTCTCCGGTACATCCGATCCCTTCTGCTCATCTCACCGGATCATCCCGAAACGCACCTGTACTATCGCAGCCGGTCGAAAATAGCAGCCGAAAATGCAAGACTTGTCCGAGAACTTCCACCCTTCATCGTGCACCCGTTCAGCAGCTTCCGTAAGTGTTGGGAGATGTTGATGTACTTCGTGTTGACGCTTCATCTCGTGACGCTTGCATTCGCGTTCGCATTCGCACCGCATCTTCCCTATAAAATCCTGTGGAGGATACAACTCTTCgactgtgtgctgtgtgcgatACTTGGGATGGAGTTCGGCCTGAAGCTGGTCACTGGATACGTCAGCCAAGGAGAAGTGGTACTGGAACCAAGTCGGATTGTGCGGTACCGATTGCGCTGGTGGAATGTGGTCAACAGGATGCTGCTGTTCGTACCGTATGTGCTGCTGTTGGACGAGCTGGTGCGAGCGTTCTATCAGGATGCTGTGGCCGCTTACCTGTGTCTGGTGATCTACCTGTATCTGCTCTGCATCTGGCGCTTTCGATCCATCAACTGGTACTTTGCAACTGTCGCTCGAAGTTTGTTTTGTCTGTCCGAGAAGCAGATTCGTTATCTGGAACCCATCATGGACACGATGTATGTGCTGCACTGGACTGCCTGCCTACTGTACGTCGTGCCCATGTTGACTCTATCACTTCTCGGAAACAACGAGTTTGAAGCTAGCTTCCTGGTGGATGTGCTCTGGAGTCATGATCAACAACGAGACTCGGCTCTGTACCCAATCACTCACCGAAACCGTTTGCCCCCAGTCAGCGATGTTCGAGGCTACTTCCAAGAACGCCTGCCCAAGGCCTCCATTTGCGGAGATTTCCTTTCCGCACGGGTGGACGATGTCGAGCACAATGTCTCCGTGACCTACCGATATCTGCGTGCCTTGATGATCACGCTCAAGATAAGTGTACAGGGAGGACACTCTCTCTCAGTCGCCCATCACTTCCTGCACGAATGGACCCAATCGCTGCTACTTCTCGGCGGATGGATCTGGTCCACCTACATCCTGCTCCTGCTCATCCGAACCATCATAACAGCGGATGCCAGCGAAACACAGTACGATGAGATACTGAACGAAATCGATGCTTTCTGCCGAAGGATGCGTCTCCGGGACAAAATCCACCGGAAGATGAGTCGCCATTTTGCCTGTCACTATCGCATGCACTACTTCGACGTACGGCCCATCCGAATGCAAGCCTCAGACAATCTACGTCGCACAGTGCTGATGGAGATCTCCTTTCAACCGTTCCTAATCCGCTGTGATGTCTTCCGAGATCTTCCACCGTACGTACTGCAGGACATTGCCGATGAGCTGAAGTTCATGATATATCTGGAGGAGGACACCATCATCACGGCTGGTACTGTGGCTAATACGATGTACTTTCTGGCGATCGGCACAGCTGCCGTCTACACACCCGATGGGTTGGAGTTGGGTCATGTGATCGATGGGGCAAACTTTGGAGCGATCGCACTCTTCCGACCGGATGCTCAGCATACGGTGAATGTGGTAGCGTTGGAGGTGTGTGAGGTGTATCGGTTGGAACGGGCAAGCTTCCAGAAGCTCATCAAACCCCACAGCTATCTGTTGGGACATGTTGCGAAGCAGGCAGACAAGCGAATCGCGGAAAGGAATCTTTTGATCAACGAATATCCCGACGAGCAGTACTTCGATACCTTTTTTTACTGAGCTGTTGTGAGTTCTGTGAGTTGGATAATAAAATGGCTCAAAGGAGAGTTATCGGTTCCACACCAAGGACATGTCTTGAATGTTTTAATCGGGTAGAATTAAGGATCCACGCTAGCTTCAGCAATATCCTTCGATTTGCAGCTGCTCGCGTGAATATATCTTTAAATTAGCATGCATTTATGTCCTTATGTCCTTCAATTATATCTCCATATTAATAagttattaattaaattttatcctCTGAAAATAAATTCTAGGTTCTTGCCTACTGACGCTCCATTACTGTCGATCGTTCAACTCATCCATTTGTATGTCCACCGAACGTCTACCAAGAGTTAATCTTACGCAACGTTCACACGCCAAAACTGGACCGAAACCGTACAAACGCCTCGGTAAGC
It contains:
- the LOC118513985 gene encoding LOW QUALITY PROTEIN: cilia- and flagella-associated protein 251-like (The sequence of the model RefSeq protein was modified relative to this genomic sequence to represent the inferred CDS: deleted 1 base in 1 codon) encodes the protein MGELVEYSPKEDVQSGDNIHHRCHPLHITWLSGFNPRVSLLNVSTTRERKELVLASGNTLLFYCYDGEREKIMPVVGHKNVVNMIGCDETGRFVVSSDCSYCINVWDRQVGGDNHHPPIAIRTIFEPFKANGEIGAVSLSRDGKYLLAGGGIPSEQGSQLKLWSWTVGNDFPDGCITLPSRLGRIKTIHFCPDRGRRNQFVVTLESGVVFGAWDSKEQKLSIQVPKRHGFQDYNDTVFVEHTDRAVSVTDAGMAVLWSNDRKFSDGTDGTVLRKEFLKYLHLKYASINVVRSCDEKIVTGDDDGEIRFYDNSMKILYWFKQEDLEPIRTLSFELVESRQWKSVTEPNDADDQPPKEESSEKKVELNIEDIAPKDVSFEARPVIVRGFVSATKSGKIYDIDIVYNKIQELFLQSPSIITAFDVHAARSELCTCDGNGRFVVYDLQTKSMRLALDVPIQRTRRGRITTLAYSPCGTFLAGGAENGFLWMVEPNLLILAGSSPLQFTSEKIRLVSFSEDSKHLVCVDESNTITLVARVKDDWQSVGRCVSHRLVDLAFLGATDFVSIGEDRYMVQYTINSDEMVQLEALSIVRRKRIEQSAFPTAFLVLPGGNQILVANDQLKFKIFHARTLEILHTFLAPFHDGPARYLRQLPGEDYFLFITNSNIYLHHLPIDGNPFKYLAVRGHPKRLKGLQVAWTVRSAFTFGEGDHAVSMWKINTSPLMDNIRHAGAGLDPFCTLLPGGKRGCYVREILSLFFYNQISPKNSDGDAELTLRDAMNVQDVPNYMRSIGFHMTEYEEQNLCKEMELTGTYFLTFEEVMKLFLNHRTAAGGPPNTEDIRTAVTYIGATTSSGEKVDLVRLITLLASMGEPMDPKTTEAYCRILFPSAFESNEQDEDPEPECGTAEDCTNCISIEEFADKLC
- the LOC118513987 gene encoding uncharacterized protein LOC118513987, with amino-acid sequence MSSKGHRCSLPVVLRLGDSLTHLPPILPGTTFAGRFLRYIRSLLLISPDHPETHLYYRSRSKIAAENARLVRELPPFIVHPFSSFRKCWEMLMYFVLTLHLVTLAFAFAFAPHLPYKILWRIQLFDCVLCAILGMEFGLKLVTGYVSQGEVVLEPSRIVRYRLRWWNVVNRMLLFVPYVLLLDELVRAFYQDAVAAYLCLVIYLYLLCIWRFRSINWYFATVARSLFCLSEKQIRYLEPIMDTMYVLHWTACLLYVVPMLTLSLLGNNEFEASFLVDVLWSHDQQRDSALYPITHRNRLPPVSDVRGYFQERLPKASICGDFLSARVDDVEHNVSVTYRYLRALMITLKISVQGGHSLSVAHHFLHEWTQSLLLLGGWIWSTYILLLLIRTIITADASETQYDEILNEIDAFCRRMRLRDKIHRKMSRHFACHYRMHYFDVRPIRMQASDNLRRTVLMEISFQPFLIRCDVFRDLPPYVLQDIADELKFMIYLEEDTIITAGTVANTMYFLAIGTAAVYTPDGLELGHVIDGANFGAIALFRPDAQHTVNVVALEVCEVYRLERASFQKLIKPHSYLLGHVAKQADKRIAERNLLINEYPDEQYFDTFFY